The segment TGGAAATTATTGTTGAGTTCGTTTCTGATGATATTTATTGCCGAGTTGGGAGATAAAACGCAATTAGCGACATTTACCTTAGCTGCGGAATCGAAATCGCCATGGTTAGTTTTCCTCGGTTGTGGAAGTGCGTTACTCTTAACCACGTTTCTCGCTGTTTTTTTCGGGGATTTAATCACGCGATTTATTCCAATGCATATCATGAAATATCTCGCTGGAATCGTGTTTATCGGGTTCGGGATAATGATGTTTTTCGGGAAGTAATATTGTATAACTACCCGGATTGAACGGCAACAAAGTTTACAGCGATTAAGCTCTATGTAATCTTTTGTATGGACAAACATCCGGTACAACAATTTATCGTTCGAACGTTAATCAAACATGCGCTATTTTTTGAAGAACAATCGGCTACGTTTTACCAGCAGGCAGCGAACCGGCTAAAAACGGAACCGAAAAAGAAACTATTACTTTCCCTAGCAGAAGAAGAGCTTCAGCATCAGGTTAAACTCAACCAAATCCTCGCTGGTAATTTCCATGAAATATTCGAAGTTACCCTACCGCAAGAGAAACTCGATTTAGCGATTGACTCCAAAAAACTGCATCAGCCGATTGATGATACCTGGTCGGAACCGCAGATACTTGAACTTGCGGTAATGCGCGAAAAAGCATCGTATGATTTCTATTATCTTCTAGCGCAGAAAACGAAAATCAAAACCGCTAAACAGGTTTTCCGCTATCTCGCGCAACAGGAACAATCGCATATCGCTAAACTGGAAACTGAACTGAAGAACACCGTCGGGTAATTCGTCGCGATATCTGCCGAAAAGACTTCACCTTGTTCCGGAAATGATTTTTATTCCCTTCACTTTTTTATGGTATAATTTCATAAAAATAATACAATTGCTACGAATATTTCGAATGGAAACGAATGTCTTCCGTTGAATTAAGGATCTGAGCAATCCTTTGAAAACGACTTGTTGTCATTCGATATATTCGTAATGGGAACTATGATTGACCGATATACTTTACCCGCAATGCGGGAGTTATGGAGTGAACAGAATAAGTTCCAGAGTTATTTAGAAATCGAGTTGCTCGTTTGTAAAGCGTGGGCGGAACTCGGCGAAATCCCAAAACCAGATTTAGAGAATATCATCGCGAAATCGAAGTTTGATATCAATCGAATTAATGAAATTGAACAGAAGGTTAAACATGATGTGATAGCATTCGTCAGTGCAGTAGCAGAAAACGTCGGTCCGTCCGGACGGTATATCCATCTCGGGATGACGTCTTCGGATTTGCTTGATACCTCACTAGCGGTTCGGATGCGACAAGCGGCGGATTTAATTCTTGCGGAACTGCATCGGCTAGAAAAGGTTCTGTTGGATAAGGCAAAAGAATATAAAGATACGGTTATGATTGGTCGAACCCATGGTGTCCATGCGGAACCGATAACGCTCGGATTAAAATTTGCACTCTGGCTGATGGAAACGAAACGGAATATCGCGCGAATGACTCGGGCAAAAGAAGTTATCAGTTACGGGAAAATTTCAGGAGCGGTCGGCACCTATGCGCATCTCCCAACGTTTATTGAAGAATATGTGTGTCGAGAACTCGGATTACAACCTGCAGAAGTAGCGAACCAAATCATCCAGCGTGACCGGCATGCGGAATATTTAACCATGCTAGCATTAACAGCTGCGCTGCTCGAAAAGATTGCACTTGAAATCCGCCATTTGCAGCGAACGGAAGTGCTTGAATGTGAGGAGCCGTTTGCGAAAGGACAGAAAGGCTCATCGGCGATGCCGCATAAACGGAATCCGGTCACCTGTGAACAGATTTGCGGGTTAGCGCGGTTAGTGAGAAGTAATGCACTTGCGGCAATAGAAAATATTGCGCTCTGGCACGAACGAGATATTTCGCATTCGTCAGTAGAACGCGTGATTATTCCTGATAGTACAACGTTAGTTCATTATATGCTGGTAAAAATGATTGACGTACTGACGAATTTAGTTGTGCATAAAGAGAATATCGCTGCGAATCTCAATTTAACCTATGGTGTTATTTTCAGTCAGCAGGTATTATTAGCGTTAACGAAAAAGGGCATCTCGCGTGAACAGGCATACCAACTGGTGCAAGAACATGCGATGAAAGCCTGGGGCGAAAAAATCGAGTTCAAATCGTTGCTACTCGCCGATGAACGAGTGAAACAATATTTGACTGCGGAAGAAATTTCCGCATGTTTCGATCTGTCGAAGTATACCCAAAATATCGATTATATCTATAAAAAAGCTGGAATAAACTAAACGATTAACCGCTGAGAAGACTGAGTCCGCAGAGGCAGAGATAGATAAGCAATAACCCTCTGCGTTCTCTGCGAGCTTTGCGGTGAAAGAATTATGGAAAGTCTTACTCCAAAAGAGATTGTTACCGAATTAGATAAATATATCATCGGACAGGATGAAGCGAAAAAAGCGGTTGCGATTGCGCTGCGGAACCGTGCTCGGCGGAAACTTTTACCACCGGAATTGATGGATGAAGTTGCGCCGAAAAACATTATTATGATTGGACCGACGGGGGTTGGGAAAACTGAAATCGCTCGCCGGCTCGCCAAACTCGCGCAAGCGCCGTTCGTTAAAGTTGAAGCGACGAAGTATACCGAGGTAGGGTATGTCGGTCGGGATGTTGAATCGATCATTCGGGAATTAACCGAACTTGCGGTGAATATGGTTCGTGCAGAATATATGGAACAAGTGAAAGAACCGGCAGAACGCGCCGCTAAAGAGCGGTTGCTCGATTTATTATTACCTCGTTCCCGGAAAAAACCGTTACGTATGAATGCGCATCTTACCGCCACCCAACTTGAACAGCAGCGGGAAGAAGAGGAAAAACGAAAACGGACTCGGGAAAAATTGCGTGCCCAACTTGATGCCGGTCATCTAGATGACCGAATGGTAGAACTTGAAGTGAATGAAGCGCCTTCTCCGGTAGTAGAGGTATTCGGGGCGGTTGGTGGTATAGATGAAATGATTAGCATGGATATCAAAGATATGATGAGTCGCATTATCCCGCCGAAACGGAAAGAACGGAAAGTGACGGTTGCTGAAGCGAAACGGATTCTGTTCAACGAGGAAGTAGCTAAACTCATTGATAGTGACGCAGTAACCCGAGAAGCGATTAAACGGGTTGAAAGTTCTGGGATAGTTTTCCTCGATGAACTCGATAAAATTGCGGGGCGGGAAACCTACGGAGCGGGACCGGATGTATCCCGAGAAGGAGTCCAGCGGGATTTATTGCCGATTGTTGAAGGAACTACGGTCATGACCAAATATGGTATGGTTAAAAGCGACCATATTTTATTCATTGCAGCCGGTGCGTTTAATGTAAGTAAACCGTCAGATTTAATTCCGGAATTGCAGGGTCGGTTTCCGATACGCGTGGAGT is part of the bacterium genome and harbors:
- a CDS encoding ferritin family protein, whose amino-acid sequence is MDKHPVQQFIVRTLIKHALFFEEQSATFYQQAANRLKTEPKKKLLLSLAEEELQHQVKLNQILAGNFHEIFEVTLPQEKLDLAIDSKKLHQPIDDTWSEPQILELAVMREKASYDFYYLLAQKTKIKTAKQVFRYLAQQEQSHIAKLETELKNTVG
- the purB gene encoding adenylosuccinate lyase — translated: MIDRYTLPAMRELWSEQNKFQSYLEIELLVCKAWAELGEIPKPDLENIIAKSKFDINRINEIEQKVKHDVIAFVSAVAENVGPSGRYIHLGMTSSDLLDTSLAVRMRQAADLILAELHRLEKVLLDKAKEYKDTVMIGRTHGVHAEPITLGLKFALWLMETKRNIARMTRAKEVISYGKISGAVGTYAHLPTFIEEYVCRELGLQPAEVANQIIQRDRHAEYLTMLALTAALLEKIALEIRHLQRTEVLECEEPFAKGQKGSSAMPHKRNPVTCEQICGLARLVRSNALAAIENIALWHERDISHSSVERVIIPDSTTLVHYMLVKMIDVLTNLVVHKENIAANLNLTYGVIFSQQVLLALTKKGISREQAYQLVQEHAMKAWGEKIEFKSLLLADERVKQYLTAEEISACFDLSKYTQNIDYIYKKAGIN
- the hslU gene encoding ATP-dependent protease ATPase subunit HslU, giving the protein MESLTPKEIVTELDKYIIGQDEAKKAVAIALRNRARRKLLPPELMDEVAPKNIIMIGPTGVGKTEIARRLAKLAQAPFVKVEATKYTEVGYVGRDVESIIRELTELAVNMVRAEYMEQVKEPAERAAKERLLDLLLPRSRKKPLRMNAHLTATQLEQQREEEEKRKRTREKLRAQLDAGHLDDRMVELEVNEAPSPVVEVFGAVGGIDEMISMDIKDMMSRIIPPKRKERKVTVAEAKRILFNEEVAKLIDSDAVTREAIKRVESSGIVFLDELDKIAGRETYGAGPDVSREGVQRDLLPIVEGTTVMTKYGMVKSDHILFIAAGAFNVSKPSDLIPELQGRFPIRVELKSLTKDDFVRILTQPQNALIKQYTALLATENVELSFTEDAISAIAELAQQVNDQTENIGARRLHTVMEKLLEDISFNAPELAGQKITIDAQYVRERLSKLVKNLDLSRYIL
- a CDS encoding TMEM165/GDT1 family protein, which gives rise to WKLLLSSFLMIFIAELGDKTQLATFTLAAESKSPWLVFLGCGSALLLTTFLAVFFGDLITRFIPMHIMKYLAGIVFIGFGIMMFFGK